Proteins from a genomic interval of Paenibacillus sp. FSL H8-0048:
- a CDS encoding XkdW family protein: MNISQAIMYLYPTANPLHDFIVQDNGPEPVLRPGAEAKGRVRYEIKPPEIIEQSVEGIHYRYGIDYNLLTEGEDYDLVERGPYIAVWKLDAPQPTEAELQAAWEAYQEAEANKPPVLTEMEQLQHENLLLKAQNNALTERADFIEDIIAEMASQVYS, from the coding sequence GTGAATATATCACAAGCAATTATGTATCTATACCCAACCGCCAACCCCCTACACGATTTCATCGTCCAGGACAACGGCCCAGAACCCGTTCTGCGGCCAGGGGCCGAAGCCAAAGGCCGGGTACGCTACGAGATCAAGCCGCCAGAAATTATCGAACAATCAGTAGAAGGCATCCACTACCGCTATGGCATCGACTACAATCTACTGACCGAAGGCGAGGATTATGATCTGGTGGAACGCGGGCCGTATATTGCGGTCTGGAAGCTGGATGCACCGCAGCCGACCGAGGCTGAGTTGCAGGCAGCCTGGGAAGCGTACCAGGAAGCTGAGGCGAACAAGCCGCCGGTGCTGACGGAGATGGAGCAGTTGCAGCATGAGAATCTGCTGCTGAAGGCGCAGAATAACGCGCTCACCGAGCGTGCGGATTTTATCGAGGATATTATTGCTGAAATGGCAAGCCAAGTCTACTCTTAA
- a CDS encoding M15 family metallopeptidase codes for MLTLAQVLNKSAARLSGLHPAVLAAATALIERSYAGGVPILITQGLRTIAEQDALYAQGRTRPGAIVTNARGGYSYHNYGLAADFALLLQDGSSVSWDMNRDGNQNGTRDWLEVVQHAKAIGFEWGGDWTSFKDYPHLQMSFGLGLADLRTGKKPAADAVEAAIERIKPKEEQAVKTQMKVAVQVNGTKIADGWLENGVTYVPARKIAEALGAQIAYHPAANIVEITTTPQKGAIS; via the coding sequence ATGCTGACGCTGGCTCAGGTACTGAATAAATCCGCTGCCCGTCTGTCTGGGCTTCATCCCGCTGTCCTTGCCGCAGCGACCGCACTGATTGAACGCAGTTATGCTGGCGGGGTTCCCATCCTGATCACGCAAGGCCTGCGGACGATTGCCGAACAGGATGCGCTCTATGCCCAGGGGCGAACCCGGCCGGGAGCGATCGTGACGAATGCGCGCGGCGGGTACAGCTATCACAATTATGGATTGGCGGCGGATTTTGCGCTGCTGCTTCAAGATGGCTCTAGCGTCTCTTGGGATATGAACAGGGACGGGAACCAGAATGGGACCCGGGATTGGCTGGAGGTGGTGCAGCATGCTAAGGCCATTGGATTCGAATGGGGCGGCGACTGGACCAGCTTCAAGGATTACCCGCATCTGCAGATGAGCTTCGGACTAGGTCTGGCAGATCTGCGAACGGGGAAAAAGCCTGCGGCTGACGCGGTGGAGGCGGCGATAGAACGAATCAAGCCCAAGGAGGAACAAGCGGTGAAGACTCAGATGAAAGTTGCAGTACAGGTGAATGGAACGAAGATTGCAGACGGGTGGCTGGAGAATGGGGTCACCTATGTTCCTGCACGTAAAATTGCGGAGGCGCTGGGCGCTCAGATTGCCTATCATCCGGCTGCCAACATCGTCGAAATCACCACCACACCGCAGAAAGGAGCGATTTCATGA
- a CDS encoding holin yields MNRELLDNVLAFASILSVFILALVQLIKNNTHLPRNSIPFIGLGIGLLVGAAAYPFTELELTLRLWAGGLAGLSATGLFELAFNNRSDHTMK; encoded by the coding sequence ATGAACCGCGAACTGCTGGATAATGTATTGGCTTTTGCCTCCATTCTGTCCGTCTTTATTCTTGCCCTAGTGCAGCTGATCAAAAATAATACCCATTTGCCGCGTAACAGCATCCCTTTTATTGGACTAGGCATCGGGCTACTGGTTGGAGCGGCGGCGTATCCTTTTACAGAGCTGGAGCTGACCTTGCGTCTATGGGCAGGCGGATTGGCCGGGTTGTCGGCTACCGGATTATTTGAATTGGCATTCAACAACCGCTCAGACCATACAATGAAATAA
- the ppc gene encoding phosphoenolpyruvate carboxylase, translating into MTELTTTVSKSNSNNLLRRDVRFLGNILGEVLVHQGGNELLDIVEKIRETSKSLRSLFLPELHNEFKELISSLDPENRHQVIRAFAIYFQLVNIAEQNHRIRRKRDYERSAGETVQPGSIESAVQELRERDFSHEEVLEIMSGMSLELVMTAHPTEAMRRAILDIHKRISDDVMGLDNPTLTFREREQLREKLLNEVITLWQTDELRDRKPTVLDEVRNGMYYFHETIFEVLPDVYQELERCLSKYYPGQNWHVPTYLRFGSWIGGDRDGNPSVKAKVTLQTLRLQRKLAIREYQRIMRELMQYLSFSTSIVNVTPELLESIETDRNIINLNRVDAWRNDNEPYRIKLSYMISKTQNVLDDEKKGTPERYASPAQFIDDLNVIDRSLRHHYADYVADTYIKKLIRQVELFGFHTSTLDVRQHSQEHENAMTEVLAKMNVTPDYSKLSEQEKIVLLEKLLNDPRPLTSPYQSYSEGTEECLAVYRAIYEAQEEYGVQCITSYLISMAEAASDILEVMVFSKEVGLFRKDNDGTVVCTLQAVPLFETIDDLHDAPQIMRTLLSMPIYRDAVSAMNDLQEIMLGYSDSNKDGGVVTANWELRVALKEITATADEFGIKLKFFHGRGGALGRGGMPLNRSILAQPASTIGGGIKITEQGEVISSRYSMKGIAYRSLEQATSALITAAIHARSPQADLYEAKWDEIIARISEVSLNKYQDLIFRDPDFLTYFKESTPLPEVGELNIGSRPSKRKNSERFEDLRAIPWVFAWTQSRYLLPAWYAAGTGLQSFYEGKEENMKIMQHMYANFSFFTTLIDTLQMAIAKADLVIAKEYAGMGKNEEARARIFGQIEAEFKLTSELILQITGQQDILDNVPVIQESIRLRNPYVDPLSYLQVQLLAELRALREAEGDDAELLREVLLTINGIAAGLRNTG; encoded by the coding sequence ATGACCGAACTTACGACTACCGTTAGCAAAAGCAACTCCAACAATCTGCTGCGGCGGGACGTACGGTTCCTGGGGAACATACTGGGCGAAGTCTTGGTACACCAAGGCGGCAACGAACTGCTGGATATTGTGGAGAAGATCCGGGAGACCAGCAAATCGCTGCGCTCATTGTTTTTGCCTGAACTGCACAATGAATTTAAAGAGCTGATCAGCTCACTGGACCCGGAGAATCGCCATCAGGTAATCCGCGCGTTCGCTATTTATTTCCAGTTAGTGAATATCGCTGAACAGAACCACCGTATTCGCCGTAAACGCGACTACGAACGTTCTGCCGGGGAGACGGTGCAGCCGGGGTCGATTGAGAGCGCGGTTCAGGAGCTTCGCGAACGGGATTTCTCCCACGAAGAGGTTCTTGAGATCATGAGCGGCATGTCGCTCGAGCTGGTTATGACCGCTCACCCAACTGAAGCTATGCGCCGTGCGATTCTCGATATCCACAAACGGATCTCCGACGATGTCATGGGCCTTGATAATCCGACGCTAACCTTCCGCGAACGCGAACAGCTCCGGGAGAAGCTGCTGAATGAGGTTATTACCTTGTGGCAGACCGATGAACTGCGCGACCGCAAGCCTACGGTGCTGGATGAAGTGCGTAACGGGATGTATTACTTCCATGAGACGATTTTTGAAGTGCTGCCGGATGTATATCAGGAGCTGGAGCGCTGTTTGAGCAAATATTATCCGGGCCAGAACTGGCATGTGCCGACCTATCTGCGTTTCGGTTCATGGATCGGGGGAGACCGCGACGGCAACCCTTCCGTGAAGGCAAAAGTAACCTTGCAGACACTTCGTCTGCAGCGTAAGCTGGCTATTCGTGAATACCAGCGTATTATGCGCGAGCTGATGCAGTATCTCAGCTTTAGTACAAGCATTGTGAATGTGACGCCGGAGCTGCTGGAATCCATTGAGACTGACCGGAATATTATCAATCTCAACCGGGTTGATGCCTGGCGTAATGATAACGAGCCTTACCGGATTAAGCTCAGCTATATGATCTCGAAGACCCAGAATGTGCTGGACGATGAGAAAAAAGGAACACCAGAGCGCTATGCATCCCCAGCGCAATTCATCGACGACCTGAACGTGATTGACCGCAGCCTGCGGCATCACTATGCCGATTATGTAGCCGATACCTACATTAAGAAGCTGATTCGTCAGGTGGAGCTGTTTGGCTTCCACACCTCTACGCTGGATGTCCGCCAGCACAGTCAGGAGCATGAGAATGCAATGACAGAGGTTCTGGCCAAGATGAATGTTACACCGGATTACTCCAAGCTGTCGGAGCAAGAGAAGATTGTGCTGCTGGAGAAGCTGCTGAATGATCCGCGTCCGCTAACTTCCCCTTACCAGTCTTATAGTGAAGGGACAGAGGAATGCCTGGCGGTATACCGTGCGATCTATGAAGCGCAGGAAGAATACGGCGTGCAGTGCATCACTAGCTATCTGATCAGTATGGCGGAGGCGGCAAGCGATATTCTGGAGGTTATGGTCTTCTCCAAGGAAGTCGGCTTGTTCCGCAAAGACAACGACGGGACGGTAGTCTGTACTCTGCAGGCGGTGCCGCTGTTCGAGACGATTGACGACCTGCATGATGCGCCGCAGATTATGCGTACGCTGCTCAGCATGCCGATCTACCGTGATGCCGTCAGTGCGATGAATGATCTGCAGGAGATCATGCTGGGGTATTCTGACAGTAATAAAGACGGCGGTGTGGTTACAGCGAACTGGGAGCTGCGTGTGGCCCTGAAAGAGATCACAGCGACTGCCGATGAGTTCGGCATTAAGCTGAAGTTCTTCCATGGACGGGGCGGCGCCCTCGGACGCGGCGGTATGCCGCTTAACCGGAGTATTCTAGCCCAACCAGCTTCCACCATCGGCGGCGGGATTAAGATTACCGAGCAGGGTGAGGTTATCTCTTCCCGGTATTCGATGAAAGGCATTGCTTACCGCAGTCTGGAGCAGGCGACGTCTGCGCTCATTACAGCGGCCATCCATGCCAGATCGCCACAGGCGGATCTGTACGAAGCCAAGTGGGATGAGATTATTGCCCGCATCTCTGAAGTCTCGCTGAATAAATATCAGGATCTGATCTTCCGTGATCCGGATTTCCTGACGTACTTCAAAGAGTCCACGCCGCTACCGGAGGTAGGCGAGCTGAATATCGGCTCACGCCCTTCGAAGCGGAAGAATAGCGAGCGCTTCGAGGATCTGCGTGCAATTCCTTGGGTATTCGCTTGGACGCAGAGCCGTTATCTGCTTCCAGCATGGTATGCTGCCGGAACCGGTCTGCAGAGCTTCTATGAGGGCAAGGAAGAGAATATGAAGATCATGCAGCATATGTATGCGAACTTCTCATTCTTCACGACCCTGATCGATACGCTGCAGATGGCTATTGCGAAGGCGGATCTTGTCATCGCTAAGGAATACGCCGGCATGGGCAAGAACGAGGAGGCGCGTGCGCGGATCTTCGGCCAGATCGAAGCCGAGTTCAAGCTGACCTCTGAGCTGATCCTTCAGATCACCGGCCAGCAGGATATTCTGGATAATGTCCCGGTCATTCAGGAATCCATCCGCCTGCGTAATCCGTACGTTGATCCGCTCAGCTACCTGCAGGTTCAACTCCTCGCCGAGCTTCGCGCCCTGCGTGAAGCTGAGGGGGACGACGCTGAACTGCTGCGTGAAGTGCTGCTCACGATCAATGGTATTGCCGCCGGTCTTCGGAATACCGGCTGA
- the sigW gene encoding RNA polymerase sigma factor SigW: MENLEGRLTKLALKGDQRAFAELVDLYKDKIYHLAYRMLNNRHEAEDVVQETFLRVYRNLDRYDDKQKFSTWIYRIGTNLCIDRLRKRRPTYSLDAEMNDQEGIDGYSMIPSDNVTPETELLLSETQRLIYEAIDSLPVKYRSVMILRYLQDLSLQEIGDVLDMPVTTIKTRVHRGREFLRKKLGPKL, translated from the coding sequence GTGGAGAATCTGGAAGGCAGACTGACAAAGCTCGCCCTGAAGGGTGACCAAAGGGCATTTGCCGAGCTTGTGGATCTATATAAAGATAAAATTTATCATTTGGCTTACCGTATGCTGAATAACCGCCATGAGGCGGAGGATGTTGTTCAGGAGACTTTTTTGCGCGTCTACAGAAATTTGGATAGGTATGATGATAAGCAGAAGTTCTCGACATGGATCTACCGGATTGGCACGAACCTCTGCATTGACCGGCTGCGTAAGCGGCGCCCGACCTATTCCCTGGATGCCGAGATGAACGACCAGGAGGGGATTGACGGGTATTCGATGATTCCGAGCGATAATGTGACACCGGAGACGGAGCTTCTGCTCTCGGAGACACAGAGACTCATCTATGAAGCCATCGACAGCCTGCCCGTGAAGTACAGGTCGGTGATGATTCTGCGGTATTTGCAGGATTTGTCACTTCAGGAGATCGGCGATGTGCTGGATATGCCCGTGACGACGATTAAGACCCGGGTGCACCGGGGCCGTGAGTTTTTACGTAAGAAATTAGGACCCAAATTGTAA
- a CDS encoding anti-sigma factor family protein, whose amino-acid sequence MECKLAVSMMHDYLDDDLPDLQQRELKEHLLSCTECRARFKELEQTDMLMFSLMHQTPVASEDLVGRIMDSLPKPKKERAFITWIKRHPALTAASLFILVMLMSSVTFWNQDRQLVVRGADLDQVVIKGNTVIVPSGKIISGDLTVENGKTQVYGEVNGNVTVIDGSLYQASTAHISGQVKSIDQAVSWIWYKVTNMFSEVAYR is encoded by the coding sequence ATGGAATGCAAACTGGCCGTCTCTATGATGCACGACTACCTGGATGACGACTTGCCCGACCTGCAGCAGAGGGAATTGAAGGAGCATCTTTTATCCTGTACGGAGTGCCGTGCGAGGTTCAAAGAACTGGAACAGACCGATATGCTGATGTTTTCCCTGATGCACCAGACACCTGTGGCCTCGGAGGATTTGGTTGGCCGGATTATGGATTCATTACCGAAACCCAAGAAGGAAAGAGCCTTCATCACCTGGATCAAGCGGCATCCGGCCCTGACGGCGGCGTCCCTGTTCATTCTTGTGATGCTGATGAGCTCCGTAACCTTTTGGAATCAGGATCGGCAGCTTGTGGTTAGAGGGGCAGACCTCGACCAGGTTGTGATCAAGGGGAATACGGTGATTGTACCCTCCGGCAAAATTATCTCCGGTGATCTGACGGTGGAGAACGGGAAGACTCAAGTCTACGGGGAAGTCAACGGGAACGTAACGGTGATCGACGGTTCGCTGTATCAGGCTTCAACCGCCCATATCTCCGGGCAAGTCAAAAGTATAGACCAAGCAGTAAGCTGGATCTGGTATAAAGTGACGAACATGTTCTCTGAAGTTGCCTACCGATAG